A stretch of the Argentina anserina chromosome 6, drPotAnse1.1, whole genome shotgun sequence genome encodes the following:
- the LOC126798829 gene encoding uncharacterized protein LOC126798829 yields the protein MADQFSSCVEYGLGLSKRILYGKESAPTPSAMSRSSSRSRPAAPEQSYLPEAPMVYAAVSDPEIVDNPDIPSYQPYVYGRCEPPALLPLHMHGVALEIESNLDTAFVTVAGNWRVHCISTGKRCDCRVAVPMGEKGSLLGVEVEVTGSSYRSQLITAEGTRDSRKVAKDGYFVKRHIYTFKVPQVEGGSFISLRIRWSQKLIYHDGKFCLSVPFNFPAYVNPLGNNITKGEKILLSVNMGADAEVLCQSTSHPLKVVKRQSGKLSFSHESQVAAWSSADFSFSYTVKTMEVYGGVFLQSPSLRDIDDREMFCFYLIPGNNQTKKVFKKEVIFIIDISGSMAGDPLENTKSAVLASLSNLNHEDTFNIIAFNGEVHLFSPSMELATNEALLKATNWVSANLIADGGTNIMLALRQAMKLLARTADTIPFIFLITDGAVEDEKEICNMMKGYLTSEGATCPRISTFGIGLYCNHYFLQMLAQIGRGYYDAAYNEESIDYRVQRLFTRASSVTLANITVDAFEHLDSLELFPAHMLDLSSGSPLIISGRYEGRFPPSIKVSGTLADTSNFTIDLKVQRSKDFPLDRVLAKRHIGMLTAHAWLLGTKELEEKVSKMSIQAGIPSEYTNMTLFRTDKGKKALELTRTQEIYKKVIQRTKFESNSQKDIILGSLGLGFGDLAATVENKAPASEEPKSSDVAEVLVKAASGCCSRVLDRICCMCFIRTCTHVNNQCAIFLTQLCTALCCCECLNCCFELFS from the exons ATGGCAGACCAATTCTCAAGCTGCGTCGAGTACGGCCTCGGCCTCTCCAAGCGGATACTCTATGGCAAGGAGTCAGCTCCGACTCCTTCGGCCATGTCGAGGTCGTCTTCCCGTTCCAGGCCTGCTGCGCCGGAGCAAAGCTACTTGCCGGAGGCACCGATGGTCTACGCGGCCGTGTCCGACCCGGAAATCGTCGACAATCCGGACATTCCGAGCTACCAGCCGTATGTCTACGGCCGCTGCGAGCCGCCGGCGTTGTTACCTCTGCATATGCACGGCGTGGCTTTGGAGATTGAGAGCAATCTGGACACGGCGTTTGTCACGGTGGCCGGAAATTGGCGCGTGCATTGTATTTCCACCGGAAAAAGGTGCGACTGCCGCGTGGCAGTGCCGATGGGGGAGAAG GGTTCACTTCTAGGTGTAGAGGTTGAGGTCACCGGAAGTTCGTACCGGAGTCAACTGATCACCGCAGAAGGTACACGTGATAGTCGGAAAGTAGCCAAAGATGGGTACTTTGTGAAACGTCACATATACACCTTCAAAGTTCCACAG GTTGAAGGAGGCTCATTCATTTCTCTGAGAATCAGATGGTCACAGAAATTGATATACCATGATGGAAAGTTCTGCCTCAGTGTGCCTTTTAATTTTCCGGCATATGTTAATCCCCTTGGGAATAATATTACGAAAGGAGAGAAGATTTTATTGAGTGTGAATATGGGTGCTGATGCAGAAGTTTTATGCCAAAGTACAAGCCATCCTCTTAAG GTTGTGAAGCGCCAAAGCGGTAAGTTGAGCTTCTCACATGAATCACAGGTAGCAGCATGGTCCAGTGCAGACTTCAGCTTTTCATATACT GTTAAAACAATGGAGGTATACGGCGGTGTGTTCTTGCAATCTCCAAGTCTTCGTGATATTGATGACAGAGAAATGTTCTGTTTCTATTTGATCCCCGGGAATAACCAGACTAAAAAG GTTTTCAAAAAGGAAGTTATATTTATCATTGATATAAGTGGAAGTATGGCTGGAGACCCTCTTGAGAATACAAAGAGTGCAGTATTGGCATCGCTTTCCAATCTCAACCATGAAGATACTTTCAACATAATAGCTTTCAATGGAGAGGTTCACTTATTCTCACCATCAATGGAGTTAGCAACAAATGAAGCATTGCTGAAAGCTACGAATTGGGTTAGCGCTAACCTCATTGCAGATGGCGGTACAAATATCATGCTTGCCCTAAGACAG GCTATGAAGTTGTTGGCCAGAACTGCTGATACAATTCCTTTCATTTTCCTCATTACTGATGGGGCTGTTGAAGATGAAAAAGAGATTTGTAATATGATGAAAGGATATCTGACAAGTGAGGGCGCAACATGTCCTCGAATATCTACTTTTGGCATAG GTTTATATTGTAATCATTACTTCCTGCAAATGCTAGCACAAATCGGCAGGGGCTATTATGATGCTGCTTATAATGAAG AGTCGATTGACTATAGAGTGCAAAGGCTATTCACAAGGGCATCATCAGTTACTCTTGCCAATATAACCGTAGACGCTTTTGAACATCTCGATTCACTTGAG CTGTTCCCAGCTCATATGCTGGATCTTTCATCTGGGAGTCCATTGATAATATCTGGCAGATATGAGGGACGCTTTCCTCCATCCATCAAAGTTAGCGGTACCTTGGCTGATACGAGCAACTTTACCATAGACTTGAAAGTGCAAAGATCTAAGGATTTCCCACTTGATCGG GTCCTTGCGAAAAGGCATATTGGTATGCTTACAGCTCACGCATGGTTGTTAGGAACTAAAGAGCTTGAAGAGAAG GTCTCTAAAATGAGCATTCAAGCCGGGATCCCATCTGAGTACACTAACATGACACTGTTCCGGACTGATAAAGGAAAGAAAGCTCTAGAATTAACTCGGACACAAGAG ATCTACAAAAAAGTTATTCAGCGGACCAAATTCGAGTCAAATAGCCAGAAGGACATAATCCTCGGAAGCCTTGGTCTTGGCTTTGGTGACTTGGCTGCTACAGTCGAGAATAAAGCACCCGCAAGTGAAGAACCAAAGTCTTCTGATGTTGCAGAAGTCTTGGTTAAGGCTGCATCAGGCTGCTGTAGTAGAGTACTTGATCGGATCTGTTGCATGTGTTTCATTAGGACTTGTACCCATGTAAATAACCAGTGCGCAATCTTTCTCACACAGCTTTGCACTGCCCTTTGCTGCTGCGAGTGCTTAAATTGTTGCTTTGAACTATTTTCTTGA